Below is a genomic region from Triticum dicoccoides isolate Atlit2015 ecotype Zavitan chromosome 5A, WEW_v2.0, whole genome shotgun sequence.
AATTGCTAAACCTCTGCAAATGGTACGAGTTAAAAAATATCAAATTCTAAGTTTCATCACATATTCACATGTACTCAAACTGTAGGGTACGCAGTAGCTTGAACATAATTACATACAAAGCAGCATCACAGCAACAGAGAATCAAAAGCTTTGAACAGGTGGGAAAATATAGAACATGTTATGTCAGCAATCTTTTATGCCTTTGATATAAACCCCACACCCACTTTCATTCTCTTAATTTCCAGACACAATCATATTCAATACTGTCAACAGCTAAACTCTACAGAATTCATGATTATACTTCAAAAGGAACATTATGACAGAAGCTGGATTTTCAAGTACCTGTAGCAATAGTTAGGAGCAGACCATACAGTAACAATCTTGTTATTGAACATCCACTTGAATCCTTCCATGACTAGTTGATGAGCACGGCAAATATAATCTATGTTGTTTGAGTGGTTAAATGAAGAGACGACGTTTCCACCAAAGAGGAACCCTGCACCTCGAGGACTTAATCCCCAGCCGTCTACAGCATCCTCTGGATCAGACCAAAGAAGGTCACACATGGCACCATCATGAGGCACTTCTTGCTTGCGGTCTATTACTCTGATCTGTTGGGGGCACATGATAATAAAATAATAGAAATCGAATGCATGACCTACAAAATATAACACTGGAGAATAATATACCTGATCCAGTGTCGTAATAGCAGGGGAAAGGCCTCCATGGACACTGAAGATTTTGTTCTCAATAAGTGCAGACAAACTGAAAATAACAAACATGTCAGCTCTTGTAGATTATGATTTTAATTCAAAGAAGCATATAGCAGCCTCATAGCATTACCTTAAATAGATTTTAATTCAAAGAAGCATACACGCAATATAAAAGCAACATTGAAATATTACCTTAAATAGTCAAATATTTCTGTGCAATATCTCCAGACATTCACCGAGCCATATTTACGAAGACACTCATCATAGAAGCCATAAACCTGCAGCGATGCACGAGTTCGAAGAATAAATGGCAGCTACCGTAACATCAATACAGAATATCCAACTTGGAAAAGGTCCCTCACTTGTGTGATCTGCCTGCTCTCATGATTTCCTCGTATTAAAGTTATACGATCTGGGTACCTAACCTGGAGACAATTTGATAGTAAAGGTTAGGACAGGAAAGTAAATGGCACAGAATGTAACTTGAAAGAGAACAACTCGAAGTGTTGAACTACTGAATTTGGATTAGGGAATTTGAATATAGAGGAACCAAGATAAATCATAAATGAGCATAAGGCCTCTCCAAAAAATTAAAGCAAGCATGCAGAATTCCCGTATTTTAAAACAGCCATAAGATAAATCTTTCAGCCATTCAGTGAGGTGCAGAGTTATGCTGACTTTAGGTGGCCTTTTTACAGCAAGATGCAATACAATATCTTATATGGCATCCTCAGTTATGAAACAGGCCAGGCACTTAGCAGCCAAACAACAGTTACTCTTTGAAGTAAGTTAGGCATCAGAATTTAGATTCTGTTTGGTAATATACCTTACCAATTTTTTGGCTATGACCAAAAGTTTGGTCTTTGTTTGGACAGTTGCCAATTTTTTGGCAAGCTAATACCCCTTTACCTACTCTGGTTCATTTTTTAGCCAGTGTTTACTAGAATCAGGGGCAAGCAAAACCTTGACCAAAATTTTGACTTGCCAAATTTTTGGTAGGGCAAAATTGGGCGCAGACCAAACACACCCTTACTCTCTGAAGCTATACATCATCAATACATGACAAGAGTATGTGTATATACCTAAGAATCTCCAGGGTCATTTGGCTGATAACTTGAGATGTAGCATacccatagttaaaaaaggcgcgcctaggccCTAGGCGATAGCAAAATGCCTAGCGCTTAATGTGCGCATAATTGCGCTTAAGCGTGCGCTTTGGTAagaaaagcgcaaggcggtggcaaaacgcacaattaacaccTAGCACTTTCCTTAAGTGCGAGCATACCAGACCAGATTACATTTCTGTCGACATGCAGAACCCTGTTTCATGCCACACTTCCCACATTGCACCTTTTCATGAGAGGCGTGGGAAGAAAGCAGCTCCTTCTACAAGACTTGCTATACTTCTAGTCCATTCAATCATTTCGGTCACTATGATATGAACCTAGAGGGTGGCCAGAAGGCATGGATTGAATGAGACCTTAAGGAGAGGAATAGCTAGGCAAGAACTTTTATAAGAAAAAACTAAATCATTAATCTTCTTTTCTAAAACAGAGAGAAGTCATAGAGACAATACATCCTTAAATGGAGGATGTGTTGTGTCCTTTCTGGACTCCAATTCTAATACTTCCAAACTAGCTTCAAAATCAACTTCCAAATTCTCCTCAATTGTCTACTAAGCAGTTCAATCACCCTATTCTATTCTTCTTCTCCCTTGGATGCCAGATTCCTTATGAGCATTTTACGGGGCAGCAGGTAGTATTGATTTTGTCTTACCACAGCATGTATATGCTGATACAGCTGCCTAGACCATGTTCATAAAAGGCTACCTTTGGTTTCAAAGTTGACACAATCAAAATAAGTTAGAAATAGCTTCCAATTCTAGCTAGGAATTATTGCAAAACTGAGAGTTATAGATACACATGTGTGACCATTCCAGCAACAAAAAAAGATAATTAGACACCATTCATTTGAACTACTAGTTCACGTTATTACGCAGTCTAGTGTCATACAGGCTTCACACTATTGGCTTTCATGTGCACATCAGGGCCGCAAGCTGAGCGCCAGCCTTTGACCACTGCTGTACAAACAGGTCTACTATACCATATACCAGTCTGTATATAAGGAGCAGGGCCTTCCCCGTACAAGTAAAATAGTCTGGTAAGTCAGTGTAGGCAGAGTCACTACTGGGTCAGTTGACTGAGGAAATGGTCGTTACCGTTTTTGAAACATAGGCATCAAGAAACATT
It encodes:
- the LOC119301226 gene encoding serine/threonine-protein phosphatase PP-X isozyme 2 isoform X1 — protein: MGTSDLDRQIEQLKRCEPLAEAEVKALCLKAMEILVEESNVQRVDAPVTICGDIHGQFYDMKELFKVGGDCPKTNYLFLGDFVDRGFYSVETFLLLLALKVRYPDRITLIRGNHESRQITQVYGFYDECLRKYGSVNVWRYCTEIFDYLSLSALIENKIFSVHGGLSPAITTLDQIRVIDRKQEVPHDGAMCDLLWSDPEDAVDGWGLSPRGAGFLFGGNVVSSFNHSNNIDYICRAHQLVMEGFKWMFNNKIVTVWSAPNYCYRCGNVAAILELDENLNKQFRVFEAAPHESRGVPAKRPAPDYFL